The following coding sequences are from one Abyssicoccus albus window:
- a CDS encoding class I SAM-dependent methyltransferase, which yields MSHYYDASPNVSSDEQLIERKIATHQMKFHTDNGVFSKASIDYGSEFLIEQFINQVNCDESTHIVDVGCGYGPIGLTVKKHFNCQMTMVDINERAIQLAKKNAKLNNLRSSINIFQNDILSNIGKGEIDILLTNPPIRAGKEVVHSIITQARQLDINEVWVVIQKKQGMSSMKKHIESLYSDVETIAKSKGYYILRGSIDLI from the coding sequence ATGTCCCACTATTATGATGCATCGCCTAATGTATCGAGTGATGAACAGTTAATTGAAAGAAAAATTGCAACACATCAAATGAAATTTCACACGGACAATGGAGTATTTTCTAAAGCGTCTATTGATTACGGCAGTGAATTTTTAATTGAACAATTTATTAATCAAGTAAATTGTGATGAAAGCACCCATATTGTTGATGTAGGATGTGGCTATGGACCTATCGGTCTGACAGTAAAAAAACATTTCAACTGTCAAATGACGATGGTCGATATCAATGAAAGGGCGATTCAATTAGCAAAGAAAAATGCTAAATTAAACAACTTAAGATCGTCAATTAATATTTTTCAAAATGATATTTTATCGAATATAGGTAAAGGTGAAATCGACATATTGTTAACAAATCCTCCTATTCGAGCAGGGAAAGAAGTCGTACATTCAATTATTACACAAGCGCGTCAACTTGATATCAATGAAGTTTGGGTTGTCATCCAAAAAAAACAAGGTATGTCATCGATGAAGAAGCATATAGAATCGTTATATAGTGATGTTGAAACTATTGCGAAAAGTAAAGGGTATTATATTTTGCGAGGAAGTATTGATTTAATATAA
- the rplL gene encoding 50S ribosomal protein L7/L12 — translation MSNEKIIEMIKEMSVLELNDLVKAIEEEFGVTAAAPVAAAGAAGGDASAEAKTEFDVELTSAGSSKIKVIKVVREATGLGLKEAKAIVDEAPKVLKEGISEDEANELKEKLEEVGASVEVK, via the coding sequence ATGTCAAACGAAAAAATTATCGAAATGATTAAAGAAATGTCAGTTTTAGAATTAAACGACTTAGTAAAAGCAATTGAAGAAGAATTTGGTGTAACTGCAGCGGCTCCAGTCGCAGCAGCAGGTGCAGCTGGTGGAGACGCTAGTGCAGAAGCTAAAACAGAGTTTGATGTTGAATTAACATCAGCTGGATCAAGCAAAATCAAAGTAATCAAAGTTGTTCGTGAAGCAACTGGATTAGGATTAAAAGAAGCGAAAGCGATCGTTGATGAAGCACCGAAAGTTCTTAAAGAAGGAATTTCTGAAGACGAAGCAAACGAATTAAAAGAAAAGTTAGAAGAAGTTGGAGCTTCAGTAGAAGTGAAATAA
- the rplJ gene encoding 50S ribosomal protein L10: MSKIIEMKQQKVDEIAEQLKNSVSTIVVDYRGLDVAEVTELRKQLRDAGVQFKVYKNTLVRRAAEKAEIEGLDEFLTGPNAIAFSNEEVVTPAKILNDFAKEHEALEIKTGVIEGTLTSVEDVKAIASLPSREGLISMVLSVLQAPVRNFAYAVKAVGEQKESGSEEEAAE; this comes from the coding sequence ATGTCGAAAATCATCGAGATGAAGCAACAAAAAGTTGATGAAATCGCAGAACAATTAAAAAATTCTGTATCAACAATCGTTGTAGATTACCGTGGTCTAGATGTTGCTGAAGTGACTGAATTACGTAAGCAATTACGTGATGCAGGTGTACAATTCAAAGTTTACAAAAACACTTTAGTACGTCGCGCAGCTGAAAAAGCTGAAATCGAAGGGTTAGATGAATTCTTAACTGGACCAAATGCGATTGCATTTAGTAATGAAGAAGTTGTCACACCAGCTAAAATTCTTAACGACTTCGCAAAAGAACACGAAGCATTAGAAATCAAAACAGGTGTGATTGAAGGAACGCTTACATCAGTTGAAGATGTTAAAGCAATCGCTTCACTACCATCAAGAGAAGGTCTTATTTCAATGGTGTTATCAGTATTACAAGCACCAGTACGAAACTTCGCTTATGCAGTTAAAGCCGTTGGAGAACAAAAAGAGTCTGGTTCTGAAGAGGAAGCAGCAGAATAA
- the rplA gene encoding 50S ribosomal protein L1: MANRGKKYQEAVKKFDPQSFYSIEEAIKIAKETATTSFDSTVEVAIRLGIDTRKNDQQIRGAVVLPHGTGKTQRVLVFAKGEKLKEAEEAGADFAGDQEYVNKINQGWFDFDVIVATPDMMGEVGKLGRVLGPKGLMPNPKTGTVTMDIKKAVEEIKAGKVEYRAEKAGIVHASIGKASFTEEQLVENFKTLHDVISKAKPASAKGIFFKSITVTTTMGPGVKMDPQSFRIV, translated from the coding sequence ATGGCTAATAGAGGAAAGAAATATCAAGAAGCGGTTAAAAAATTTGATCCGCAATCATTTTATTCAATTGAAGAAGCAATTAAAATTGCTAAAGAAACAGCAACAACAAGCTTTGACTCAACAGTTGAAGTGGCAATTCGTTTAGGTATTGATACGCGTAAAAATGACCAACAAATTCGTGGTGCAGTAGTGTTACCACATGGTACTGGTAAAACACAACGTGTATTAGTATTTGCTAAAGGTGAAAAGTTAAAAGAAGCTGAAGAAGCAGGAGCTGACTTCGCAGGTGATCAAGAATATGTAAACAAAATCAATCAAGGTTGGTTTGATTTCGATGTAATCGTAGCGACACCAGATATGATGGGAGAAGTTGGTAAATTAGGACGTGTGTTAGGACCTAAAGGATTAATGCCAAACCCTAAAACTGGAACAGTAACGATGGATATTAAAAAAGCAGTTGAAGAAATCAAAGCTGGTAAAGTTGAATACCGTGCTGAAAAAGCAGGTATTGTACATGCATCTATCGGTAAAGCATCATTTACTGAAGAACAGCTTGTTGAAAACTTTAAAACATTACATGATGTAATTTCAAAAGCGAAGCCAGCATCAGCTAAAGGTATATTCTTTAAATCAATTACTGTAACAACAACAATGGGACCTGGAGTTAAAATGGACCCACAAAGCTTCAGAATTGTTTAA
- the rplK gene encoding 50S ribosomal protein L11 — MAKKIINVVKLQIPAGKANPAPPVGPALGQAGVNIMGFCKEFNARTQDQAGMIIPVEISVFEDRSFTFITKTPPAAVLLKKAAKVEKGSGEPNKNKVATVTSAQVREIAETKMEDLNAANVENAMRMVEGTARSMGITVEG, encoded by the coding sequence GTGGCTAAAAAAATCATTAACGTTGTAAAATTACAAATTCCTGCAGGTAAAGCAAACCCTGCACCACCAGTAGGACCGGCATTAGGTCAAGCAGGTGTTAACATTATGGGATTCTGTAAGGAGTTCAACGCACGTACACAAGATCAAGCAGGTATGATTATTCCAGTAGAAATCAGTGTATTTGAAGATCGTTCATTTACATTTATTACAAAAACTCCACCTGCAGCTGTATTGCTTAAGAAAGCAGCTAAAGTTGAAAAGGGTTCTGGTGAACCGAATAAAAACAAAGTTGCTACAGTTACATCAGCGCAAGTACGTGAAATTGCTGAAACTAAAATGGAAGACTTAAACGCAGCGAACGTAGAGAACGCAATGCGTATGGTCGAAGGTACAGCGCGAAGCATGGGTATTACAGTTGAAGGATAA
- the nusG gene encoding transcription termination/antitermination protein NusG: MTEQASQKHWYAVHTYSGYENKVKQNLEKRLESMNMQDLIFRIVIPEEEEISIKDGKKKSTIKKTFPGYVLVELVMTDESWYVVRNTPGVTGFVGAQGAGVKPNPLLPDEIKFILKQMGMAEKTIDVDVEIGEQIKVIGGPFKNNIGAIKTIDEEKFKLTVLVEMFGRETPVEVEFDQIEKL; the protein is encoded by the coding sequence ATGACTGAGCAAGCGTCACAAAAACATTGGTATGCTGTACACACATACTCGGGGTATGAAAACAAAGTAAAACAAAACCTAGAAAAAAGATTAGAATCGATGAATATGCAAGATTTGATTTTTCGTATTGTTATTCCTGAAGAGGAAGAGATTTCAATTAAAGATGGTAAGAAAAAAAGCACAATCAAGAAAACATTCCCTGGTTATGTATTAGTTGAACTTGTGATGACTGATGAGTCATGGTATGTTGTTCGAAATACACCAGGTGTCACTGGATTCGTTGGAGCTCAAGGAGCGGGGGTTAAACCAAATCCACTCTTGCCGGACGAAATTAAATTTATATTGAAACAGATGGGTATGGCAGAGAAAACGATCGATGTAGATGTTGAAATTGGTGAGCAAATTAAAGTCATCGGTGGACCATTTAAAAATAATATCGGTGCAATCAAAACAATAGATGAAGAGAAATTTAAATTGACGGTACTTGTTGAAATGTTTGGCCGAGAAACACCTGTTGAAGTTGAATTCGACCAAATCGAAAAATTATAG
- the secE gene encoding preprotein translocase subunit SecE — protein MNNNKNFFANVVTEMKKVSWPTGQETAKYTVIVMLTVIFFLAFFYLVDLGISQIIEFMQ, from the coding sequence ATGAATAATAATAAAAACTTTTTTGCAAACGTTGTAACTGAAATGAAAAAAGTCAGTTGGCCAACGGGTCAAGAAACAGCTAAATATACGGTGATTGTTATGTTAACCGTTATATTCTTTTTAGCCTTTTTCTATTTAGTAGATTTAGGCATCTCGCAAATCATTGAATTTATGCAATAA
- the rpmG gene encoding 50S ribosomal protein L33, giving the protein MIDVEGYLTYVMYHCIFSKNMYSELKVDLMKQALLCTKCGSRNYTITISEKHKSERFEAKKHCKVCNEHTLHKASI; this is encoded by the coding sequence ATGATAGATGTTGAAGGCTATTTGACTTATGTAATGTATCATTGTATATTTAGTAAGAATATGTATAGTGAATTGAAGGTGGACTTGATGAAGCAAGCGTTATTATGTACAAAATGCGGTTCTAGAAATTACACAATAACTATTAGTGAAAAGCATAAGTCCGAGCGTTTTGAAGCGAAAAAACATTGTAAAGTATGCAACGAACATACTTTGCATAAGGCATCAATTTAG
- a CDS encoding RNA polymerase sigma factor — protein MFVIKAHTFYICEVKNYYMIAKKAAMHDEEAFCQLWNEYGKYADKYLLNCHSGPFNSDDLLQDIQIELLNFCKNIDRYKALSDRELKSLFKTVIKNQINNAWRKFYSYKEKTEMEQISLYDELSEDCLVIDTLTNHQANNPLEYIILDCSVEEIKQWSRTRSKHQRVVLNMLADNRSIEDIVVDCRLSRRQVYNAIYQLRQDYKKMNDRC, from the coding sequence ATGTTCGTCATTAAAGCCCATACTTTTTATATTTGTGAGGTAAAAAATTACTATATGATTGCAAAGAAAGCTGCAATGCATGATGAAGAAGCTTTTTGCCAACTGTGGAATGAGTATGGTAAATATGCGGATAAATATTTATTAAATTGTCATAGCGGACCATTCAATTCAGATGATTTGTTACAAGATATACAAATAGAGTTATTAAACTTTTGTAAAAACATTGATCGTTATAAAGCGTTATCTGATCGAGAGTTAAAGAGTTTGTTTAAGACCGTCATCAAAAACCAAATCAACAATGCATGGAGAAAGTTTTATTCGTATAAAGAAAAGACGGAGATGGAGCAAATCTCATTATATGATGAATTATCTGAAGATTGTTTGGTCATTGACACGCTAACTAATCATCAGGCGAATAATCCGCTAGAATATATTATATTAGATTGTTCAGTAGAAGAAATTAAGCAATGGTCAAGAACGCGCTCTAAGCATCAAAGAGTTGTACTGAATATGTTAGCTGATAATCGGTCGATAGAAGATATTGTTGTCGATTGTAGGTTGTCTAGAAGGCAAGTGTATAATGCAATATATCAGTTGAGGCAAGATTACAAAAAGATGAATGATAGATGTTGA
- a CDS encoding NYN domain-containing protein — MKKYKYLYVDGYNVIGQRVKLSQLTHNELLEERRLLIEQLQNLSMTLADEVICVFDAYNVKSKESVEVTLGVTVVYTKEQQTADHYIEEQVGLKYNMHTTEVIVVTSDLSEQYSAFFQGAKRMSSREFNKLIQYEQKNISDIISAKKSKTPRSKIEISDEIYTKLDKLRRNITD, encoded by the coding sequence ATGAAGAAGTATAAATATTTATATGTAGATGGTTATAATGTAATCGGTCAACGCGTGAAATTATCACAATTGACACACAATGAACTATTAGAAGAAAGAAGGCTTCTAATTGAACAATTACAAAATTTAAGCATGACGCTAGCAGATGAAGTGATTTGTGTATTTGATGCATATAATGTGAAATCAAAAGAAAGTGTTGAAGTGACCTTAGGGGTTACAGTGGTTTATACTAAAGAACAACAAACGGCAGATCATTATATTGAAGAGCAAGTTGGCCTTAAATATAATATGCATACAACGGAAGTGATTGTTGTTACGAGTGACTTATCAGAGCAATATTCAGCATTTTTCCAAGGGGCTAAACGAATGTCTAGCCGAGAGTTTAATAAATTAATACAATATGAGCAAAAAAATATTTCAGACATTATATCTGCCAAAAAATCAAAAACGCCAAGATCAAAAATTGAAATTTCTGATGAAATTTATACTAAATTGGACAAACTGCGTAGAAATATTACAGATTGA
- the rlmB gene encoding 23S rRNA (guanosine(2251)-2'-O)-methyltransferase RlmB, translating into MNKSELIVGRHPVKEALKSERVCNKLFVQESANMNQMQDIIKRAKEQKVVVQQVPKSKLDHMSNENHQGVILAVSPYEYLSLNELIGKHRESDKVRFFILDGIEDPHNFGSMIRTADAIGMSGFIIPERRSVQVNETVVKTSTGAIEHIDIARVTNLAKAIDTLKKEGFWIVGTDASATDDFRNMPSDAKLAIVIGSEGEGMSRLVKDECDFLIKLPMVGHVNSLNASIATSLIMYELHRKDYPLEG; encoded by the coding sequence ATGAACAAATCAGAATTAATTGTTGGAAGACACCCGGTTAAAGAAGCGTTAAAGTCAGAACGTGTATGTAATAAATTATTTGTTCAAGAAAGTGCGAATATGAATCAGATGCAAGATATTATCAAGCGTGCTAAAGAACAAAAAGTGGTCGTTCAACAAGTACCTAAATCAAAGCTAGATCACATGAGTAATGAAAATCATCAAGGTGTTATACTGGCTGTTTCCCCGTATGAATATTTGTCGTTGAATGAACTAATTGGTAAGCATAGAGAGTCTGATAAAGTGAGGTTTTTTATTTTAGATGGTATAGAAGATCCGCACAACTTCGGTTCGATGATTCGTACAGCTGATGCAATTGGAATGAGTGGGTTTATTATTCCTGAAAGAAGATCGGTTCAAGTTAATGAAACAGTCGTTAAGACATCTACTGGTGCGATTGAACATATTGATATAGCACGGGTAACTAATTTAGCGAAAGCAATTGATACGTTGAAGAAAGAAGGCTTTTGGATCGTTGGTACCGATGCAAGTGCGACGGATGATTTCCGTAACATGCCTTCGGATGCTAAGTTAGCAATCGTCATTGGATCAGAAGGTGAAGGGATGAGTCGGTTAGTGAAAGACGAGTGTGACTTTTTAATAAAATTGCCGATGGTTGGACATGTTAATAGTTTGAATGCTTCTATTGCAACAAGCTTGATAATGTATGAGTTGCATCGTAAAGATTACCCGCTAGAGGGGTGA
- a CDS encoding Mini-ribonuclease 3: protein MNEYNILTLAFMGDSVYDLYVRHHVIKSLKAKPNALQREATIYVSAKSQSKTAQYLIDSNFLNEDELDIFKRGKNAKIHSKAKNASVMDYRMSTGFEAVLGSLYMSHQIERLEQIVIHSIEYVEQEVK, encoded by the coding sequence ATGAATGAATATAATATATTGACGTTGGCTTTTATGGGAGATAGTGTTTATGACTTGTATGTAAGACATCATGTCATTAAATCACTAAAGGCAAAACCGAATGCACTTCAACGTGAGGCGACGATTTATGTGTCTGCAAAATCTCAAAGTAAAACAGCTCAATATTTAATCGACTCAAACTTTTTAAATGAGGATGAATTGGATATTTTTAAGCGAGGTAAAAATGCAAAGATTCATTCTAAAGCAAAGAATGCATCAGTCATGGATTATCGAATGTCTACAGGATTTGAAGCGGTCCTTGGCTCACTATATATGAGTCATCAAATAGAGCGATTAGAACAGATTGTGATTCATTCAATAGAATACGTAGAACAGGAGGTAAAATAA
- the cysS gene encoding cysteine--tRNA ligase — protein MITLYNTLTRKKEEFKPIEDGKVSMYVCGPTVYNYIHIGNARPAISFDVVRRYFEYKDYEVKYVSNFTDVDDKLIKASRELKKEVPEIAERFIEAYFEDTEALNIKRANVHPRVMDHMDDIIQFIEVLIEKGHAYAVEGDVYFRTRSFEDYGKLSHQSIDDLKVGARIEANDIKEDPLDFALWKSAKDGEINWKSPWGTGRPGWHIECSVMARIHLGDTIDIHAGGQDLTFPHHDNEIAQSECMTDQSFANYWMHNGYINIDNEKMSKSLGNFILVHDIIKEVDPVLLRYFMLTAHYRNPINYNKELLDDASIGLNRLKNTYQSLHERLDMSADIGKEDEYWHQQLEHNLTEFERAMDDDFNTPNAIAAWFELMKMGNKYLTEAHSNINILNAFIKQYQVYMSVLGVEWEIEQELLDEDIEKLIEERNKARLNKDFGRADEIRDQLKQLNIILEDTPQGVKWKRG, from the coding sequence ATGATTACATTATATAATACGTTAACTCGAAAGAAAGAAGAATTTAAACCAATAGAAGATGGAAAGGTTTCAATGTATGTATGTGGTCCAACAGTTTATAACTACATTCATATTGGTAATGCTAGACCTGCAATTAGTTTTGATGTGGTTAGGAGATATTTTGAGTATAAAGATTATGAAGTGAAATATGTATCAAACTTTACGGATGTTGATGATAAATTGATCAAGGCAAGCCGAGAGCTTAAAAAAGAAGTGCCTGAGATTGCAGAGCGATTCATTGAAGCGTATTTCGAAGATACGGAAGCATTAAACATTAAAAGAGCAAATGTTCACCCAAGAGTTATGGATCATATGGATGATATCATTCAATTTATTGAAGTGCTGATTGAAAAAGGTCATGCATATGCTGTTGAAGGAGACGTATATTTTAGAACGAGATCATTTGAAGATTATGGAAAGTTAAGTCACCAATCAATTGATGACTTAAAAGTGGGTGCTAGAATTGAAGCGAATGATATTAAGGAAGATCCACTAGATTTCGCGCTATGGAAAAGTGCCAAAGATGGTGAAATCAACTGGAAGTCACCATGGGGGACTGGTCGACCAGGGTGGCATATTGAATGTTCTGTGATGGCTCGTATTCATTTAGGAGATACGATTGATATTCATGCAGGTGGACAAGACTTAACATTCCCCCATCATGATAATGAAATTGCACAATCTGAATGTATGACTGATCAATCATTTGCAAATTATTGGATGCATAACGGTTATATTAATATTGATAATGAAAAAATGAGTAAATCCCTTGGTAACTTTATTTTAGTCCATGACATTATTAAAGAAGTAGACCCAGTGTTACTTAGATATTTTATGCTGACGGCACACTATAGAAACCCGATTAACTACAATAAAGAATTGTTAGATGATGCAAGTATCGGTTTGAATCGATTGAAAAACACATACCAGTCATTACATGAACGATTGGATATGAGTGCGGATATTGGAAAAGAAGATGAGTATTGGCATCAACAACTCGAACATAATTTAACTGAATTTGAACGTGCAATGGATGATGATTTCAACACTCCAAATGCAATTGCAGCATGGTTCGAGCTAATGAAAATGGGGAATAAATATTTAACTGAAGCCCATTCAAATATTAATATATTGAATGCATTTATTAAGCAATATCAAGTTTATATGTCTGTATTAGGTGTTGAGTGGGAGATTGAACAAGAATTATTAGATGAAGATATTGAGAAGTTAATCGAAGAAAGAAATAAAGCACGCTTGAATAAAGATTTTGGACGTGCGGATGAAATTCGTGACCAATTGAAACAACTCAATATTATATTAGAAGATACACCACAAGGTGTGAAGTGGAAACGAGGATAA
- the cysE gene encoding serine O-acetyltransferase, which yields MFNRIKEDIQMVLEQDPAAPQWYTVLLTYSGLHAIWWYYISSFFQRRGFKFIARSISQIARWITGVEIHPGATIGKRLFIDHGMGVVIGETTIIGDDVTIYQGVTLGGTGKESGKRHPTLGNHVLVAAGAKVLGSIEIGDCVNIGANSVVLKDVPSHSTVVGIPGRVVKHKGARVNIDKDFNHNNLPDPIYEKLKELERHIDQVKNKEIEDDYII from the coding sequence ATGTTTAATAGAATTAAAGAAGACATTCAAATGGTGCTAGAGCAAGATCCAGCAGCACCCCAATGGTATACAGTGTTATTGACCTATAGTGGATTGCATGCTATATGGTGGTATTATATATCAAGTTTCTTCCAACGACGAGGCTTTAAGTTCATTGCACGCAGTATATCCCAAATTGCGCGTTGGATTACTGGTGTAGAAATTCACCCGGGTGCTACAATAGGGAAACGATTATTCATTGATCATGGTATGGGCGTAGTAATAGGTGAAACAACAATTATTGGTGATGATGTCACAATATACCAAGGTGTTACGCTTGGAGGTACAGGGAAAGAGTCAGGAAAGCGACATCCGACACTTGGTAATCATGTGCTTGTTGCTGCCGGTGCAAAAGTATTAGGCAGTATTGAAATTGGTGACTGTGTCAATATTGGTGCCAATTCAGTTGTACTTAAAGACGTTCCTTCACATTCTACTGTCGTCGGTATTCCTGGTCGTGTAGTAAAGCATAAAGGCGCGCGCGTTAATATTGATAAAGACTTTAACCATAATAATTTACCGGACCCTATATATGAAAAGCTTAAAGAATTAGAAAGGCATATAGATCAAGTTAAGAATAAGGAGATTGAAGATGATTACATTATATAA